One genomic window of Elaeis guineensis isolate ETL-2024a chromosome 2, EG11, whole genome shotgun sequence includes the following:
- the LOC105045260 gene encoding universal stress protein A-like protein isoform X1: MAEGEGERTKKRVMVAIDESECSHHALEWTLANLRDSLSSPLLIYTVQPLQNVSFLAAASYGSPPPELIRSVQEYQQKVSLALLEKAKEICSERGVVAETITEMGDPKEAICQAVEKFDVSLLILGNHGKGALQRAFLGSVSNYCVHNAKCPVLVVKKSG, translated from the exons ATGGCAGAGGGCGAGGGAGAGAGGACGAAGAAGAGGGTGATGGTGGCCATCGACGAGAGCGAGTGCAGCCACCACGCACTGGAGTGGACCCTCGCCAACCTCCGCGACTCCCTCTCCTCCCCTCTCCTTATTTACACCGTTCAGCCCCTTCAGAACGTCAGCTTCCTCGCTGCTGCATCCTACGGCTCTCCCC CCCCCGAGTTGATTCGGTCGGTGCAAGAATACCAGCAGAAGGTTTCGCTTGCTCTGTTGGAGAAGGCCAAGGAGATCTGTTCTGAGCGCGGG GTAGTAGCAGAAACAATTACAGAGATGGGAGATCCTAAAGAAGCCATATGCCAAGCAGTTGAAAAGTTTGATGTCAGTTTGCTTATTTTGGGTAATCATGGTAAAGGAGCCTTACAGAG GGCTTTCCTAGGGAGCGTGAGCAACTATTGTGTGCATAATGCCAAGTGTCCGGTCCTTGTTGTAAAGAAATCAGGGTGA
- the LOC105045260 gene encoding universal stress protein A-like protein isoform X4 has translation MAEGEGERTKKRVMVAIDESECSHHALEWTLANLRDSLSSPLLIYTVQPLQNVSFLAAASYGSPPPELIRSVQEYQQKVSLALLEKAKEICSERGVVAETITEMGDPKEAICQAVEKFDVSLLILGNHGKGALQRNHGQ, from the exons ATGGCAGAGGGCGAGGGAGAGAGGACGAAGAAGAGGGTGATGGTGGCCATCGACGAGAGCGAGTGCAGCCACCACGCACTGGAGTGGACCCTCGCCAACCTCCGCGACTCCCTCTCCTCCCCTCTCCTTATTTACACCGTTCAGCCCCTTCAGAACGTCAGCTTCCTCGCTGCTGCATCCTACGGCTCTCCCC CCCCCGAGTTGATTCGGTCGGTGCAAGAATACCAGCAGAAGGTTTCGCTTGCTCTGTTGGAGAAGGCCAAGGAGATCTGTTCTGAGCGCGGG GTAGTAGCAGAAACAATTACAGAGATGGGAGATCCTAAAGAAGCCATATGCCAAGCAGTTGAAAAGTTTGATGTCAGTTTGCTTATTTTGGGTAATCATGGTAAAGGAGCCTTACAGAG
- the LOC105045260 gene encoding universal stress protein A-like protein isoform X3, with amino-acid sequence MAEGEGERTKKRVMVAIDESECSHHALEWTLANLRDSLSSPLLIYTVQPLQNVSFLAAASYGSPPPELIRSVQEYQQKVSLALLEKAKEICSERGVVAETITEMGDPKEAICQAVEKFDVSLLILGNHGKGALQSGKRI; translated from the exons ATGGCAGAGGGCGAGGGAGAGAGGACGAAGAAGAGGGTGATGGTGGCCATCGACGAGAGCGAGTGCAGCCACCACGCACTGGAGTGGACCCTCGCCAACCTCCGCGACTCCCTCTCCTCCCCTCTCCTTATTTACACCGTTCAGCCCCTTCAGAACGTCAGCTTCCTCGCTGCTGCATCCTACGGCTCTCCCC CCCCCGAGTTGATTCGGTCGGTGCAAGAATACCAGCAGAAGGTTTCGCTTGCTCTGTTGGAGAAGGCCAAGGAGATCTGTTCTGAGCGCGGG GTAGTAGCAGAAACAATTACAGAGATGGGAGATCCTAAAGAAGCCATATGCCAAGCAGTTGAAAAGTTTGATGTCAGTTTGCTTATTTTGGGTAATCATGGTAAAGGAGCCTTACAGAG
- the LOC105045260 gene encoding uncharacterized protein isoform X2: MAEGEGERTKKRVMVAIDESECSHHALEWTLANLRDSLSSPLLIYTVQPLQNVSFLAAASYGSPPPELIRSVQEYQQKVSLALLEKAKEICSERGVVAETITEMGDPKEAICQAVEKFDVSLLILGNHGKGALQSLFLAQRQIDQDFLTSGQGLLF; this comes from the exons ATGGCAGAGGGCGAGGGAGAGAGGACGAAGAAGAGGGTGATGGTGGCCATCGACGAGAGCGAGTGCAGCCACCACGCACTGGAGTGGACCCTCGCCAACCTCCGCGACTCCCTCTCCTCCCCTCTCCTTATTTACACCGTTCAGCCCCTTCAGAACGTCAGCTTCCTCGCTGCTGCATCCTACGGCTCTCCCC CCCCCGAGTTGATTCGGTCGGTGCAAGAATACCAGCAGAAGGTTTCGCTTGCTCTGTTGGAGAAGGCCAAGGAGATCTGTTCTGAGCGCGGG GTAGTAGCAGAAACAATTACAGAGATGGGAGATCCTAAAGAAGCCATATGCCAAGCAGTTGAAAAGTTTGATGTCAGTTTGCTTATTTTGGGTAATCATGGTAAAGGAGCCTTACAGAG CTTGTTCTTGGCTCAGAGACAAATTGACCAAGACTTCTTGACCAGTGGACAAGGATTGCTTTTTTAA